In Coleofasciculus chthonoplastes PCC 7420, the following proteins share a genomic window:
- a CDS encoding CatB-related O-acetyltransferase, protein MICGPSPQSKYPLADQTRLVFLNNIINNPNIIVGDYTYYDDFENPENFERNVLYHFDFVGDQLLIGKFCAIASDVKFIMNGGNHRTDWFTNYPFPIFGSGWEVAMPDSWPHKGDTVIGNDVWIGYGATIMPGVHVGDGAIIATASVVTRPVEPYAIVGGNPAQEIRKRFEDNVIEELLEIQWWNWDIEKITRNLNAICGSDIQALREAA, encoded by the coding sequence ATGATTTGTGGACCTTCCCCCCAGAGCAAATATCCATTAGCTGACCAAACTCGGTTAGTTTTTTTAAATAATATTATCAATAATCCTAACATTATTGTTGGTGACTACACCTATTACGATGATTTCGAGAATCCAGAAAATTTTGAACGGAATGTTTTATATCACTTTGATTTTGTCGGTGATCAGCTACTAATTGGCAAATTTTGCGCGATTGCCTCAGATGTCAAGTTTATTATGAATGGGGGGAATCATCGCACCGATTGGTTTACTAATTATCCCTTTCCAATTTTTGGTTCCGGATGGGAAGTCGCCATGCCGGATAGCTGGCCCCACAAAGGGGATACGGTGATTGGGAATGATGTCTGGATAGGTTATGGCGCAACAATTATGCCTGGTGTTCATGTAGGGGATGGGGCAATTATCGCCACAGCATCAGTGGTGACTCGCCCGGTTGAACCTTATGCGATTGTGGGGGGAAATCCGGCGCAAGAAATCCGCAAGCGTTTTGAGGATAACGTTATTGAGGAACTGTTAGAGATTCAATGGTGGAACTGGGATATTGAGAAGATTACTCGTAATCTGAACGCCATTTGTGGTTCAGATATACAGGCGTTACGGGAAGCTGCATGA
- a CDS encoding GAF domain-containing protein has translation MATKFDPLNTYNAQSHEDTLNRGYQNSATNYPNSQLSLESVPPPGMTPPEPKKQPSFLGRTLPSYNRLLSQNSTPLRIQLLQTILPAVLVPLGLAGLVTSGIISGRSQEQTEQLLQNEALLTSDLVTELLAEAEKIPAIVAHNPLVINAAKNTATVAQTEGLTTIPIEQLEQTFATNKIVQPNSALNSYLQRTAEVSEFAELFFTDKHGFNVAYSRPTSDFVQRDEQWWQATKTGEGRLIEPTFDQSANTFGIELSQAITDPNSGEFLGVVKGVLPAAAFGTVLNNLLSDLHVVDSQIVQLLALTQEGNVTVIHNVGIQDGEGQQTVVGGDAIAQGAKMLLDSLQSQNPQAESVASNLPLKDLTIESVPSQVGDSFNRANFEYAGRRYLLVTVPKTNWVIAVSMELSDLRRTGSQAALTFSLAFLLLGGAIAAILLFLARRLAMPLKQLVGTAEQMIAGDLNVHAEPAGPTETRLLSQAFNNLVTSVKGLLYQQSAETQQAELFANIAISRARTERDLEEVFQTAVQGALQILGVDRVVIYRFQPDWRGYISNEAVAPTWTRALGDKIEDPCIGDALIEAYKQGRVVPTDNVFEAGFHPDHLQLMERLQVKANLVTPILKDEQLFGLLIAHHCNAPHNWQNSEIEFLKKLAIQVGLSLDRVNFLVEKEAETERAQQLNEITSSIRESVTVEEIYHAAITGIRKTMKTDRAIVYLFDENWKGTITAESVAEGFPKALGANIADPCFAEQYVEKYKQGRVKAIEDIHKAGLNKCYLGQLEPFNVKANLVAPILAYGDLHGLLVTHQCSSSRVWQESEMTFFKQVAIQLGSALDRLDFLAQIEQSRQKAESLAEEQRQQKEAIQMQLVELLNDVEGAARGDLTVRAEVNIGEIGTVADFFNSIVENLRQIVTRVQESAIQVNMAVGEDEQAIQQLAEAALKQAEETTQILNSVEQMTQSIEEVAENARQAAVVAGTASNTAQMGQAAMDLTVENILNLRSTIGETAKKVKRLGESSQQIAKVVSIIEKIALQTNLLAINAGIEAARAGEEGQGFAVVAEEVGELAAKSAAATQEIEEIVESIQRETAMVVEAMEQSTKQVVEGTQLVDDAKNSLGQMLEVSYQIDQLVQLISTATVSQTQTAQAVSSLMYEIAMVSAQTSDSSTKVSNSLRKTVEVARELQASVGTFKVDPKLDYE, from the coding sequence ATGGCTACTAAATTTGATCCACTTAACACTTATAACGCTCAATCCCATGAAGACACTTTGAATAGAGGGTATCAAAATAGTGCAACGAATTATCCTAACAGCCAACTTTCTCTCGAATCCGTTCCCCCCCCAGGAATGACGCCTCCAGAGCCGAAGAAACAGCCTTCTTTCCTAGGGCGTACTCTTCCGAGCTACAATCGTTTATTATCCCAGAACAGTACTCCCCTGCGGATTCAGTTATTGCAAACCATTTTACCTGCTGTACTGGTTCCCTTGGGATTAGCGGGATTGGTGACATCTGGAATTATTTCGGGACGCAGCCAAGAACAAACTGAGCAGTTATTACAAAATGAAGCATTATTAACCAGTGATCTGGTCACTGAGTTGTTAGCCGAAGCCGAAAAAATTCCCGCAATTGTGGCGCATAATCCGTTAGTCATTAATGCGGCGAAGAATACGGCAACAGTAGCTCAAACTGAAGGGCTGACGACAATTCCGATTGAGCAGCTTGAACAAACCTTCGCCACAAATAAAATTGTTCAACCCAATTCAGCTCTGAATAGTTATCTGCAAAGAACAGCAGAAGTTAGCGAATTTGCGGAATTATTTTTTACCGACAAACACGGGTTTAACGTCGCCTATAGTCGCCCGACCTCGGACTTTGTGCAACGGGATGAACAATGGTGGCAAGCAACGAAAACAGGTGAGGGTCGGTTAATCGAACCGACATTTGATCAATCGGCAAATACCTTTGGAATTGAACTGAGCCAAGCGATTACTGATCCGAACTCAGGTGAATTTCTGGGTGTGGTCAAAGGGGTCTTACCCGCCGCAGCGTTCGGTACAGTGCTGAATAATTTGCTCTCAGATTTACACGTAGTTGATTCTCAAATCGTACAACTTTTAGCCCTGACCCAAGAGGGTAATGTCACTGTCATTCATAACGTCGGGATTCAGGACGGAGAAGGTCAACAGACAGTTGTGGGCGGTGATGCGATCGCGCAAGGTGCCAAAATGTTGCTCGATAGCCTACAGTCTCAGAATCCTCAGGCGGAATCAGTAGCGAGTAATTTGCCACTCAAAGATTTAACCATAGAGTCAGTCCCCTCTCAGGTTGGCGATTCTTTCAACAGGGCTAACTTTGAATACGCGGGTCGCCGTTATCTTCTGGTCACCGTTCCCAAAACCAACTGGGTGATTGCGGTTTCCATGGAACTAAGTGACCTCCGCCGCACTGGATCTCAAGCCGCGCTGACCTTTTCCTTAGCGTTTCTGCTCTTGGGCGGTGCGATCGCCGCAATCCTGTTATTTTTAGCCCGTCGTTTGGCAATGCCCTTAAAACAATTGGTTGGCACGGCGGAACAGATGATTGCAGGGGATCTCAATGTTCACGCTGAACCCGCAGGTCCGACAGAAACCCGCCTCTTGTCACAAGCGTTTAATAATCTGGTCACCAGTGTTAAGGGGTTATTATATCAGCAATCGGCAGAAACACAACAGGCAGAATTATTTGCCAACATCGCCATTTCCCGCGCTCGGACTGAACGAGATTTAGAGGAAGTCTTCCAGACGGCTGTTCAAGGGGCGTTGCAAATTCTGGGCGTTGATCGGGTGGTAATTTATCGGTTCCAACCCGACTGGCGGGGATACATTTCCAATGAAGCCGTCGCTCCCACTTGGACTCGTGCCTTAGGGGATAAAATTGAAGACCCTTGTATTGGGGATGCTCTGATCGAAGCTTACAAACAAGGACGAGTCGTACCCACCGATAATGTTTTTGAAGCGGGTTTTCATCCGGATCACCTCCAGTTAATGGAACGGTTACAAGTGAAAGCCAATTTGGTCACCCCCATTCTCAAGGATGAGCAGTTATTTGGGTTATTGATTGCCCATCACTGTAATGCGCCCCATAATTGGCAGAATTCGGAAATTGAGTTTCTCAAGAAGTTAGCAATTCAAGTTGGTTTGTCCTTAGACCGGGTGAACTTCTTGGTCGAAAAAGAAGCGGAAACCGAACGGGCGCAACAACTGAATGAAATTACATCCAGCATTCGGGAATCCGTGACCGTGGAGGAAATTTATCATGCCGCGATTACAGGAATTCGCAAAACCATGAAAACCGATCGCGCGATCGTTTATCTATTTGACGAAAACTGGAAAGGTACAATCACGGCTGAATCGGTGGCAGAAGGCTTTCCCAAAGCCTTGGGCGCGAATATTGCTGACCCCTGTTTTGCGGAGCAATATGTAGAAAAATACAAGCAGGGGCGGGTCAAGGCGATTGAAGATATTCACAAGGCAGGTTTAAACAAGTGTTATTTGGGTCAACTGGAACCCTTTAACGTCAAAGCCAATTTAGTCGCACCGATTTTGGCGTATGGTGATCTTCACGGCTTGTTAGTTACCCATCAATGTTCCAGTAGCCGGGTGTGGCAAGAGTCAGAAATGACCTTCTTTAAACAGGTGGCGATTCAACTCGGTTCAGCCTTAGATCGTTTAGATTTCTTAGCCCAAATTGAGCAATCCCGTCAAAAAGCTGAAAGTCTGGCAGAAGAGCAACGTCAACAGAAAGAAGCGATTCAAATGCAATTAGTTGAACTGCTTAATGATGTGGAAGGTGCAGCCAGAGGGGACTTAACAGTACGGGCAGAGGTCAACATTGGTGAAATTGGCACCGTTGCTGACTTTTTCAACTCAATTGTGGAGAACTTGCGGCAGATTGTCACGCGGGTACAAGAGTCAGCAATTCAGGTGAATATGGCGGTTGGTGAAGACGAACAAGCGATTCAGCAACTGGCAGAAGCGGCACTGAAACAAGCAGAAGAAACGACTCAAATTTTAAATTCTGTCGAACAAATGACCCAGTCCATTGAAGAAGTCGCCGAGAACGCTCGCCAAGCGGCGGTGGTTGCGGGTACAGCATCCAATACCGCCCAAATGGGTCAAGCGGCGATGGATTTAACGGTAGAGAATATCTTAAATCTGCGGAGTACGATTGGGGAGACGGCGAAAAAAGTGAAGCGTTTGGGTGAGTCGTCGCAACAGATTGCCAAGGTGGTGTCTATCATTGAGAAAATTGCCCTACAAACCAACTTACTTGCTATTAACGCCGGGATTGAAGCAGCACGGGCTGGTGAAGAGGGTCAAGGCTTTGCTGTTGTTGCTGAAGAAGTAGGAGAATTGGCGGCAAAATCGGCGGCGGCGACTCAAGAAATTGAGGAAATTGTTGAGAGTATTCAACGGGAAACCGCGATGGTGGTTGAGGCGATGGAACAAAGTACCAAGCAGGTGGTAGAAGGGACACAGTTAGTAGATGATGCCAAGAATAGCTTGGGTCAGATGTTAGAGGTATCCTATCAGATTGACCAATTGGTGCAGTTAATTTCTACGGCTACCGTGTCTCAGACACAAACGGCGCAAGCGGTGAGTAGTTTGATGTACGAGATTGCTATGGTATCAGCCCAAACCTCAGATTCTTCGACAAAAGTGTCGAATTCGCTGCGAAAAACGGTGGAAGTGGCGCGAGAGTTACAGGCGTCTGTGGGAACGTTTAAGGTTGATCCAAAACTGGATTATGAATAA
- a CDS encoding alpha/beta fold hydrolase, with translation MFEQFTQHRITTSDTTINLVMGGAGYPLLLLHGYPQTYVMWHQVAPVLAQHFTVICADLRGYGDSDKPNSDPAHLTYSKRVTAQDQVELMDILGFKRFFAAGHDRGGRVLHRLMLDHPNRVDKAAVLDIVPTRTIFQTVDKELATAYEHWFFLIQPYDFPERLIGADPEFYLKTKIHQWSATQAGFTEAAMAEYSRCFSQPAVIHATCEDYRAAASIDLEHDEADIDQKIQCPLLVLWGAKGVMQRRYDVIQTWRDRAIDVRGQALECGHFLPEEAPQQTAKALLDFFKG, from the coding sequence ATGTTTGAGCAATTTACCCAGCATCGAATTACCACCTCAGACACCACGATTAATCTGGTGATGGGTGGCGCAGGATATCCTCTATTATTACTCCATGGTTATCCGCAAACCTATGTAATGTGGCATCAGGTTGCACCCGTTCTGGCACAGCACTTCACCGTGATTTGTGCAGATTTGCGCGGCTATGGTGACAGCGATAAACCCAACTCTGATCCAGCCCATCTGACCTATTCTAAACGGGTAACTGCCCAAGACCAAGTGGAACTGATGGATATCCTGGGTTTTAAGCGGTTTTTCGCCGCCGGACACGATCGCGGCGGACGGGTGTTGCATCGCCTGATGCTTGACCATCCTAACCGAGTTGATAAAGCGGCGGTTTTAGATATTGTACCCACCCGAACGATTTTTCAAACGGTGGATAAGGAACTAGCCACAGCTTACGAACATTGGTTTTTTCTGATTCAACCCTATGATTTCCCCGAACGACTGATTGGTGCAGACCCAGAATTTTACCTGAAAACCAAGATACACCAATGGAGTGCGACACAGGCGGGGTTCACCGAAGCGGCGATGGCGGAATATAGTCGCTGCTTTAGTCAACCTGCTGTGATTCACGCCACCTGTGAAGATTATCGCGCCGCCGCATCTATTGATCTAGAACACGATGAGGCAGATATTGACCAGAAGATTCAATGTCCTCTATTGGTGTTATGGGGAGCAAAAGGCGTCATGCAACGCCGCTATGATGTCATACAAACTTGGCGCGATCGCGCGATCGATGTTCGGGGTCAGGCGTTGGAGTGCGGTCATTTTCTACCAGAGGAAGCGCCACAACAGACAGCCAAGGCGCTGTTAGATTTTTTTAAAGGATGA
- a CDS encoding RNA-guided endonuclease InsQ/TnpB family protein, with product MNCRYQFRIYPTPGQRQSLARLFGCVRVVWNDALFLCKQSNKLPGSSELQKLCITQAKKTEAREWLGQVSAIPLQQSVADLGVAFKNFFQSRSGKRKGKKVNPPRFKRRVNRQTARFTRGGFRVKASKVYLAKIGNLKVKWSRPLPSVPSSVTVIKDCAGRYFLSFVVEVEPESRPAKNPSIGIDLGLKTFASCSNGEKIDSPDYSRLYRKLKRCQRRLAKRERGSKRRERMRVKVAKLNAQIRDKRKDFLHKLSTKVVNDNQVIALEDLNVSGMLKNRKLSRAISQAGWYEFRSLCEGKANKHNRDFRVISRWEPTSQVCSDCGYRWGKIDLSVRSILCINCGAEHDRDDNASVNIEQVGVGQTHDSKRTGSACKTSSEAVCVEPSTHRKYIQLNLFDW from the coding sequence ATGAATTGCCGATATCAATTCAGAATCTATCCCACCCCTGGTCAGCGTCAATCATTGGCGCGGCTATTTGGGTGCGTGCGGGTAGTCTGGAATGATGCTCTTTTCTTGTGCAAGCAATCGAATAAGCTACCTGGCAGCAGTGAACTCCAAAAGCTGTGCATCACTCAGGCTAAGAAAACTGAGGCTAGGGAGTGGTTAGGGCAAGTATCAGCTATTCCTCTACAGCAATCGGTTGCTGACTTAGGGGTAGCATTTAAAAACTTTTTCCAGTCCCGGTCAGGTAAGCGCAAAGGGAAAAAGGTAAACCCGCCACGATTTAAGCGGCGAGTTAACCGTCAGACGGCGCGGTTTACTAGGGGTGGATTCAGGGTTAAGGCGTCCAAGGTCTACCTAGCCAAGATTGGCAATCTAAAGGTCAAGTGGTCACGTCCCTTGCCATCGGTTCCTAGTTCTGTAACGGTGATTAAAGATTGCGCCGGTCGGTACTTTCTCAGTTTCGTGGTTGAGGTGGAACCAGAGAGCAGGCCCGCCAAGAACCCATCCATAGGGATTGATTTGGGGCTAAAGACCTTTGCGAGTTGCAGCAACGGGGAAAAAATTGATAGCCCGGATTATTCCCGCCTCTACCGCAAACTAAAGCGTTGCCAGCGGCGGCTAGCCAAACGCGAACGGGGTAGCAAGCGGCGAGAGCGGATGCGGGTTAAAGTTGCCAAGCTCAATGCCCAAATCCGGGATAAGCGTAAAGACTTTCTGCACAAGTTATCCACCAAGGTAGTTAACGATAACCAAGTGATTGCCTTGGAGGATTTGAATGTTAGCGGTATGCTCAAAAACCGCAAATTATCACGGGCAATATCTCAAGCTGGATGGTATGAATTCCGGTCATTGTGCGAGGGCAAAGCCAACAAGCACAACCGGGATTTTCGGGTCATCAGCCGATGGGAGCCTACCAGTCAGGTTTGCTCAGATTGCGGCTACCGATGGGGCAAAATAGACCTGTCAGTGCGGTCTATCCTGTGCATTAATTGCGGTGCTGAACACGACCGGGATGATAACGCCTCGGTCAACATAGAACAAGTCGGGGTCGGGCAGACCCACGACTCTAAACGGACGGGGAGTGCGTGTAAGACCTCATCTGAGGCAGTGTGCGTTGAGCCGTCAACCCACCGAAAATACATTCAGTTAAACCTGTTTGATTGGTAG
- a CDS encoding response regulator yields the protein MNLTRLIQELNDYSKHGNGELILKNSQAFWTLYLVRGQLLYPKSKHHPVRRWNRAINQHRSNWQWRTDYSQFSNHLSWECQLIDRGLSQKQLSLIQAKLIIRSLVQECLFELTPYSDLNRDWKPTQTAISTFCKVVALSSNEIQTILSTTEQMQQQWQAAGLSHLHPTMAPILQEGADISELPIEDKYLNGKLTLWDIAVERNQSIIEVTQSLVDWTKRGMLKFQDVPDLTLPNSNDNLGDTPIVADKKPPEIQQTPPKAKTSLIACIDDSPVLTLTLRKILIPNGYQVLSIPEPMRGFSQLIEHKPDLILLDLLLPNADGYSICKFLRETPVFKKTPIIILTAKNTSIDRTRAQLVGATGFLAKPPQAQELLEMVQQHLG from the coding sequence ATGAACTTAACCCGTCTAATTCAAGAGTTAAACGACTATAGTAAACATGGAAACGGAGAGCTAATTCTAAAAAACTCTCAGGCATTTTGGACATTGTACTTGGTTCGGGGTCAATTACTTTATCCGAAGAGTAAACATCATCCCGTGAGACGCTGGAACCGGGCAATCAATCAGCATCGGTCAAATTGGCAGTGGAGGACTGATTACTCCCAGTTTTCCAACCATCTTAGTTGGGAATGTCAGCTCATCGATCGCGGCTTGAGCCAAAAACAACTTAGCCTAATTCAAGCCAAGTTGATCATTCGCAGTTTAGTTCAAGAATGTTTATTTGAACTCACGCCTTACTCGGATTTGAACAGAGACTGGAAGCCCACCCAAACAGCAATATCGACATTTTGCAAAGTTGTCGCCTTATCCAGCAACGAAATACAAACGATTCTGAGTACAACCGAACAAATGCAGCAACAATGGCAAGCGGCTGGGTTGAGTCACCTTCACCCGACTATGGCTCCTATTTTACAAGAGGGAGCAGACATATCCGAATTGCCGATTGAAGACAAGTATCTTAATGGAAAATTAACCTTGTGGGATATTGCGGTTGAGCGAAATCAATCCATCATTGAAGTTACTCAGTCTTTGGTGGATTGGACTAAACGAGGGATGCTCAAATTTCAAGATGTTCCTGATTTGACGTTACCAAACAGCAACGATAATCTTGGGGATACTCCGATAGTTGCTGATAAAAAGCCACCTGAAATCCAGCAAACTCCACCCAAAGCTAAAACCTCTTTAATTGCTTGCATTGATGACAGTCCGGTGTTAACGCTCACGTTAAGGAAAATTTTAATTCCGAATGGATATCAAGTGTTGAGTATTCCCGAACCGATGCGAGGGTTCTCTCAACTGATTGAACATAAGCCAGATTTAATTTTGCTTGACCTCCTTTTACCAAATGCTGATGGCTATAGCATTTGTAAGTTTCTGCGAGAAACGCCTGTGTTTAAAAAGACACCCATTATTATATTAACGGCTAAAAATACGTCAATTGACCGGACTCGCGCTCAACTTGTGGGTGCAACTGGGTTTTTAGCGAAACCGCCTCAAGCTCAAGAATTGTTGGAGATGGTGCAGCAACATTTGGGATAA